From one Cucurbita pepo subsp. pepo cultivar mu-cu-16 chromosome LG17, ASM280686v2, whole genome shotgun sequence genomic stretch:
- the LOC111778756 gene encoding uncharacterized protein LOC111778756, translating into MQMQAAIPLKSQNNGEEEAHAIGERAKETTGSAGGEQRFRATPKSTMDKYVEKFQLPTLKSLNERLLKEKHEKRKEFGALVQAKEGLELDLKKNADQKKQSQMDEMGDRICRLVGSERVKNVEIVRLKDENNGLVLKVEEEREKWMKVCCKRDGIKADFDGWLEELGDLRRKMDERRRMRKGLWKRWKIWRVIEDLERRVDSKTKEKVEIEKEKKVLEMEIERNILSEVTRSELKPVTLYVDNKSAIALIKNLVFQGRSKDIDTLFHFIHECIEKRQIVVEFVCTREQCADILTKALTRAKFAEMRDGGTIVSST; encoded by the exons ATGCAAATGCAAGCCGCAATCCCTTTAAAATCCCAAAACAATGGCGAAGAAGAAGCTCACGCGATCGGCGAACGAGCCAAAGAAACTACCGGATCAGCAGGAGGAGAACAGAGATTCAGAGCAACACCCAAATCTACCATGGATAAATATGTGGAGAAGTTTCAGTTGCCGACATTGAAATCGCTGAACGAGCGCCTTTTGAAGGAGAAACATGAGAAGAGAAAGGAGTTTGGAGCTCTGGTTCAGGCTAAAGAGGGTTTGGAGCTCGACTTGAAGAAGAATGCCGACCAGAAGAAACAGAGTCAAATGGATGAAATGGGAGATAGGATTTGTAGGTTAGTTGGGAGTGAGAGAGTGAAGAATGTggagattgtgagattgaaAGATGAGAATAATGGGCTTGTTTTGAAAGTTGAGGAAGAGAGGGAGAAATGGATGAAGGTTTGTTGTAAGAGGGATGGAATTAAGGCTGATTTTGATGGATGGTTGGAGGAATTAGGGGAtttgagaaggaaaatggatgaaaggagaagaatgagaaaaggGCTTTGGAAGAGATGGAAGATTTGGAG GGTTATTGAAGATTTGGAGAGAAGAGTCGATTCGAAAACGAAAGAGAAAGTAgagattgaaaaggaaaagaaagttttGGAAATGGAGATTGAAAG AAATATTTTGAGTGAAGTGACTAGAAGTGAACTAAAGCCAGTAACTCTCTACGTCGACAACAAATCTGCGATTGCACTGATAAAGAATCTTGTATTTCAGGGACGCAGCAAAGACATTGACACTCTCTTCCACTTCATCCACGAGTGTATTGAGAAGAGACAAATCGTTGTGGAGTTCGTATGCACTAGGGAGCAATGTGCAGATATTCTAACAAAGGCCCTAACAAGGGCTAAGTTTGCAGAGATGCGAGATGGTGGAACCATAGTTTCATCAACGTAG